Below is a window of Allomuricauda ruestringensis DSM 13258 DNA.
TTTAGTTTAGTTTTGTGTGCTCGATAAATATACACTTTGCGCACAAAAAATTTAGAGCATTGGCCCTAAAACCTCCCAAACATTTTCAGCCACCAACTTTTGTCCCGCTACAGTTGGATGAATGCCATCCCCTTGATTGAGTTCGGGAATACCGGCTACGTTTTCCAATAAAAAAGGAATCAATGTTATGTTTTCCGAAGATGCCAACTCCGGAAATAGGCTCTCAAATTTAGAAGTGTATTCGGGGCCCATGTTCGGTGGGATCTTCATTCCTGCCAGAATAATCTTGGCATTGGGTAATTTGCTTTGGACGGTGTCCACCATACTTTGAAGATTCGATTCCGTTTCCGTAAGCGGGACACCCCGTAGCCCATCATTGGCACCCAATTCTATGATGATGATGTCTATACCATCTTCCAGAACCCATTCCAACCTATTTTTACCGCTTGCCGTAGTTTCGCCGCTCAATCCTGCATTGATCACGGTATAATCCAATTCCAAAGAGTCTATTTTTTGTTGGATAAGTGCCGGGAAGGCTTGACTGACCTCCAAACCGTAGCCAGCGGTAAGACTGTCGCCAAAAAACAGGATTTTCTTGTTCGAATCACCGGTCTCGGTAACTGTTGTTTCTTGAGTGGCCGAAACTTCATCAGTATCTTTTTTAGCGTTCTTTTCCCCACAACCAAGGAGTAGTAGCGATAAAAAATAACAAAACATTAACGGTAATGGGAAGCTCGGGGTTTTCTTGGTCATGATCTATTTTAGTATTTTGAAAGTTTTTAACCTAAAACGTGGTATGTCAAAGATATTAAAAGTTCAACACCTCTCTAAAACCTATCGAAGTGGAGAACATGACCTCAATGTACTTAACAATGTTTCGTTTGAAGTGGGAAAGGGTGAAAGTTTTGCGATAGTTGGCCCATCAGGTAGTGGAAAAACCACCTTGTTGGGACTCTGTGCAGGATTGGATACCACCGATGAGGGTGAAATTTGGCTTTGTGGTCAAAATTTGTTCGAACTTGATGAAGACGGAAGGGCACGATTAAGAAACCAGAATGTGGGTTTTGTTTTTCAAGACTTTCAACTACTTCCTACACTGACCGCTTTGGAAAATGTAATTGTTCCTTTGGAACTTCGCGGGGTTAAAAAAGCAGCGGACCAGGGCAAGGAACTTTTGGCCAAGGTTGGACTTCAAGATAGAATAGGACATTATCCATCCCAATTATCCGGTGGTGAGCAGCAGCGTGTTGCATTGGCCCGTGCGTTTGCCAATAAACCGGCCATTCTTTTTGCCGATGAGCCCACAGGAAACCTGGATGATGAAACAGGTACCAAAATAGAAGATTTGCTTTTTGAACTCAACAAAGAGCAGGGCACCGCACTTGTAATCGTGACCCATGATCTGGAGCTGGCCAAAAAAACAGATAAAAGTATTCGCCTAAGATCAGGTAAAATCGAGGAAACTGTTGGTTAATATGGGGAAGCACAACACTGGATTTTCTTGGTTGCTAAAAATGGCGTGGCGCGATGGTAAGGCAAGTTATGGTAAGCTATTATTATTTGTATTCTCTATAACCTTGGGCGTGGCCGCTGTGGTCAGTGTTCAATCATTTAGTGGATTGTTAAAAGAGAACATCGCCAAACAGTCCAAAGCACTTTTGGGCGCGGATTACCTTATAGAAAGTGATAAGCCCGTAAACGATAAGGTAATGGGGATTATGGATTCATTGGGTGGGGCCGATGCACGCGAAATCAATTTCCTGTCCATGGCAGCCTTTCCTGGAAATAATGGCACCAAGCTAATGGAGGTTAGGGGGGTGGAAGGCGGTTTTCCATTTTATGGGGAATTGGAAACCACACCCGTTTCAGCAGCAAACGATTTTAGAAACGGTGGAGCATTGGTTGATGCCACTACCATGCTTCAGCTCAACCTAAAGGTTGGCGACAGCATAAAGTTGGGGGCAGTTACCCTTCCCATAACAGGGGAATTGGAAACAGTTCCGGGCAGCACATCGGTTTTTGGGGCGATTGCACCCCCGATTTTGATTCCTTTTCAATTTATTGAATCGACAGGGCTGGTCCAAACGGGAAGTCGCATTGAGTACAAATATTACTTCAAAGCGGATGAGAGTCAGGATATGGTTCTCTTAGACGAGAAGGTTGACCCTGTATTGGATGCTGAAGAGGCAGATTTGGACACCCATCTATCCGAAGCCCGACGCTTGGGACGCCGTTACGAAAATTTTGGAAAATTCCTCAATCTGGTCGGTTTTATCGCATTGCTCTTGGGATGCGTAGGCATTGCCAGTGGCATGGGAATTTATGTTCAAATGAAGATAAAATCCATTGCCGTGCTCAAATGTTTGGGGGCTTCAAAACGACAGAGTTACCTTATTTTCTTTATTCAAATAGCCTGTATGGGAATCGTGGGAGGATTACTGGGAACCGCTATTGGTTATTCGCTCCAACAATTGTTTCCCATCTTATTGGGCGATTTATTGCCTGTGGATGTTGATGTTAGGCTATCCCTTCAAAGTGTATTGCTCGGACTTTCATTGGGATTGGCGATGTCCGTACTCTTTGCCCTTTATCCTTTGATGAAAACCTTGTATGTTTCGCCTTTGCAGGCCTTGCGTGTGGTTCAGGAAACCAAATCCCGTTCAAAGCGGGCCACCACGGCAGTTGGTTTGGGCATTGTGTTGTTTGTATTCAGTTTTTCGTTTTGGTTGCTCGGCGACTTTATGCGTTCCTTGTTTTTTGTTGGGGGGCTTTTGGTCGTCTTTTTGATTTTGACCGCAGT
It encodes the following:
- a CDS encoding arylesterase, coding for MTKKTPSFPLPLMFCYFLSLLLLGCGEKNAKKDTDEVSATQETTVTETGDSNKKILFFGDSLTAGYGLEVSQAFPALIQQKIDSLELDYTVINAGLSGETTASGKNRLEWVLEDGIDIIIIELGANDGLRGVPLTETESNLQSMVDTVQSKLPNAKIILAGMKIPPNMGPEYTSKFESLFPELASSENITLIPFLLENVAGIPELNQGDGIHPTVAGQKLVAENVWEVLGPML
- a CDS encoding ABC transporter ATP-binding protein; this translates as MSKILKVQHLSKTYRSGEHDLNVLNNVSFEVGKGESFAIVGPSGSGKTTLLGLCAGLDTTDEGEIWLCGQNLFELDEDGRARLRNQNVGFVFQDFQLLPTLTALENVIVPLELRGVKKAADQGKELLAKVGLQDRIGHYPSQLSGGEQQRVALARAFANKPAILFADEPTGNLDDETGTKIEDLLFELNKEQGTALVIVTHDLELAKKTDKSIRLRSGKIEETVG
- a CDS encoding ABC transporter permease, translating into MGKHNTGFSWLLKMAWRDGKASYGKLLLFVFSITLGVAAVVSVQSFSGLLKENIAKQSKALLGADYLIESDKPVNDKVMGIMDSLGGADAREINFLSMAAFPGNNGTKLMEVRGVEGGFPFYGELETTPVSAANDFRNGGALVDATTMLQLNLKVGDSIKLGAVTLPITGELETVPGSTSVFGAIAPPILIPFQFIESTGLVQTGSRIEYKYYFKADESQDMVLLDEKVDPVLDAEEADLDTHLSEARRLGRRYENFGKFLNLVGFIALLLGCVGIASGMGIYVQMKIKSIAVLKCLGASKRQSYLIFFIQIACMGIVGGLLGTAIGYSLQQLFPILLGDLLPVDVDVRLSLQSVLLGLSLGLAMSVLFALYPLMKTLYVSPLQALRVVQETKSRSKRATTAVGLGIVLFVFSFSFWLLGDFMRSLFFVGGLLVVFLILTAVARFFMAMLKKFFPYSWGFIARQSLKNLFRPQNQTLVLVLAIGIGTFLISTLYFTKDMLLEKAAIEDSANSANMILMDIQNQQVDGVSNIIKASGYPVIDKIPIVTMRVETLNGKHVEDIRKDTTSQVGRWILNHEFRVTYRDSLIGSERILEGDWVSSVDTDSDVPISVSSDFANQAKVTIGDTVAFNVQGRIMNTVVQSIREVDWSRLQPNFSVVFPAGVLESAPQFGVMTTRTSDDQGSAQLQQQLVRDFPNVSILDLKRILSLLEDILGKIGWVINFMAFFSIFVGVAVLMGAIYSSKHQRVKQGALLRTLGAQSGQILKMIAIEYAVLGFLGAFMGVLLAVLGSTLLAYMLFETTFTPSWVPFFVILPAITLLVFALGVGNSIGIVRNSPLSVLKKEKE